From Ictalurus punctatus breed USDA103 chromosome 2, Coco_2.0, whole genome shotgun sequence:
TGAAATAGCCCTGTGACTGTTTGCGAGGCAgtcatttctctctgtgtgtgtgtgtgtgtgtgtactatcCTGAAGAGAATGCTCAGTGAGGCGCTCGGTGGAGTGAGTGAATGTTGTTGTGTAAGTTATTAGACTGCAGTGAGTACAGTAGGCTCAGTTCGGAGCAATAGATGGAATCCTCAGTTCTGTAACATTTATCAgtcttattaataataatctcaaatgatatatatatatatatatatatatatatagatatagatatagatatatagatatagatatatatatagatatatacggTCCTATGAATACGGTCAACTTTTCCAAAGGATAGTATTGCAGAGAGATCATCGCCGAGCCATTTAGGCGGTGGATTTCGAAAACGCCGCATATCTCTTGTGGACAGTAACGCTtaaaaggacagagagaaagagaacggGAAAAGATGGATCAGAAGAGCTGGAGTGAGAAGCGGAAGAGTTAGTGTGGgacaaaacccaaaaaaacagaaaagaacaggGACATTTTGGGTTGGGGGTTTGGGGGGGCGGGCGTTGTAAGCGATCATTGGAAAAGAATGTAAAGGTCAGTGAGTTTGAAAAATAACGAGATCGTCACCCTCTTGACCTGAGATTTTAGTAGCGGTTACTCCCATTGGAAACGCAAACGAAACGTAAACCCAAGATTGGTTTCACTTTGACGCTTTGATTAGCGTGCTTTAAAGAAATCCTGGGAGTAACCCGTACATTCCGGCTATATTTATAACTTCACCGTCCTTGTATTTTACCTATTTATTGCAACATGGTTACTTTGTAGCGTAAGGTTTTAAACAATCATAATTGTAACGTATTCTCTCGTTGAGATTCTTTCTGTTAATtgttttaaaagtttatttattttcaataagcAGTGTTCTAACGAGATAAGTACAGAACATCTCAAGCATCTTTCAGTATTATCAATCTTGTTGAATCAgatttctgtttatttgaagtTAAGAAAGAGACCGAATCCCTCCGAAGACCTGGGTGGGAAGAACGATGACCTCTGTGTGAACGGATAATGATGTGCCAGGGACCGTCATTGTTCTAATGacaattttaatgttttttttttttttgtttccgaTTAATGTTTCATTGGACCTCTTTTTTTGCGTTATTAACGAATACACTGTAGAACAATAAAAGAACAGAAACCCAAGCTGACgcttaaaaatggctgttttaTAGTTATTTGCACAGGTATTAAAATGTAGTCCGTTTGTAATACAGCGTACAGTGGGGTAAAGCGGAGAGGTTCACAAGAGGTTAACTCTTAaatgaaacaataataataatgataataatgaaatCATGAACGTAGGAACAAGTCGGCGATCAAACGAACATCAGGCTACACAGAGTCTTAGAAAGTTCGGGAGGACAAAAACGATTAAAACAAATTCACAGCGAAGAGACTTTTAATGAGAGATGTCCAAAGCCATCAGGTCAAAATGgttgttattaattcatatttaaagTTTTCAATACTAAAAATATGAAAGATACTGAGATGCCAATTAATTCAATAATTAGGAAATTTGTTCACCTAATCTTTACGTTTCCCcatactgataaaaaaaaaaaaaaaaaaaagactaaaaatgtattttcagcAGAAATATAAGGGTGGGTTCAAGGGAATGTCAATAAAGATTTGTGTGTTAAACACGTGAGGAAAGAAAAGTGTAAAATATTCGTAAAGTGCGTGCCAATACCACAGAGCagctgaattctcgaatctgattggtcagaaaccGTGTTATCTTTATGTAACCGCAAggctcagacagtagttccggcATCAACATGAacagcaggtttatattaacgtgcttgttctaatacgttatcgtttctatagtaacaactctcTTCCAGGAAAGAGGAGTATACTTTACGGTTTCTTGGTGAAATGACAacctgggtttttttctttttttccttgagagagaaaaggagatgCCGGTGAGCGAAATAACTTGTCTCAGAGATGTTTGAGAACATCAAATCTAATCATAAACCATTAAAACATGCGACACGGTGTCCGTTAATCAACGGGACGTTGTAATCGTTGGTAAATCGCTGTGGTATGAATGGAATAATAAACACACTACAGACCTGGCTGTgacaggaggaaaaaaatgaatgcatttgGCATGGTATTACACCACTGTCTGTGATTGTGTTATTGCTAACAACTCGTCCTTTCAGAGATTAGACACAAGACAAGTGACTAAATCTTTACCTGACTGTACACGGAAACTTTTGTTAAAATTCAGATTATATCACGTTTATTGAAGTTCAACAGTTGCCCTTAGGCTTTCATTAGCAGGATGTTTAGAGCACTAGAGTTTTCCTTTATTTGTCTGTAATTACAACGAAATCTAAGTCATGAATATAAAAGCTGTTCTCGGTAGAAGGCTGTAATGTTTGGACTGTCatgtggtaataataataataataataataataataataataatgaaaaaacatcTTTGATGCActgcttgtgtgtgtctctacCAGATCCAACAGAGATTACACAttataacaaaaatacacatgAGCAACAAACCCCATCAAGTCCCTTTGTATtcttttatataatgtttttttttttttggtaaactcTGTCCTGCTACATGAAAAGAAGGCCTGCAAATTGTTGCGTGATTTCACAAAGGCTTGTTAACTGAAACCAAAGACCTCCACTGTGTGCTAGTTTTTAACGTTAGTTTTCCCTCAACGAGCAGCTTTAATATAATCACGTGTGTATGAGCTTTAGGACAGAATTATGTAAGAAGTatagagtaaaaaaaacaaaacaagactaATTGTTTTTCCACAAGGCCAAACAAAcccaatatgtaaataaaaccaaaacaacgAATTCTCTATGCTCACTTCATGTATTTCAAAAGTCTCTTAAAGGAATTCTAAGCATCTACTGCATCTGTAGCGCATGTCTGGTTCTAACAGACAACGTCACCATTAGAGAACTTGAAACTCTTATAACTAAGAGCTACGTCTCTTTAGagatcaaacttttttttttttataaacagttgtttcatCCCAGATTATCATCGGCATCATCATCCGTACATGACAGATGCAGCAGATTCATGAGAAATCAGGAGGATTAATAATTAAACGCTGTGGTAGAGCAGCGGTTCTCAAGCTTCTCTACGTTCAGAAGGACATTTTGgcatccaccccccccccccccaaaaaaaaaaaaccccgccaAATCTGTTTGAAACGTTTAACAGAACAAGTATTCTGCCGTAATTGTGTGTTAACCAATAGGAGATGGTCTGAGCAGAGCAGCAGTGTTTAAAAGTTTCTCCCCAAACACACCTGTACAACGTTAATACAATTTCTGATAGATGCCAAAATGTTCTTGTACAGTGCACGGGCTTAATGAGTGGTGCTGGGAAGATCTGAAACcctgtttattaaaaaaaaaaaaaaaaaaaaaaaaaaaaaaaaaaaaaatacacacaacaacaaaaaaaaaaaaaaacacacaaccaaaacaaaacccccCAAAGTTCCACCAGAACAGAGTCCGTAGAGGCGTCTCTCGTCTTCAGAATTTTAGTCCGTGATCACGTTCCTCATCTATCTCTTGCGCTCACCCTTCTGTGTGCGCTTCTTCTCCCGGTCTTTGCGCTCCTGCTTGGTGAGCTTGTCCTTCTCGCGCTGCATCTTGTCCTGCTCCTTCTTCTTCTGCGCGTCCTCCTTGGCCTGCTCACGCTGCTGCCGGCGCCTGCTCATCACCTCCTCCACGTTGGTGTTCTTAAACAGGGCTGAAACCGGCAGTAAAGGATGTTAACGCCGTGCAACACGAATACGGCTAACCCGGAGATCAGCGGACGTCAAAGGCCGACTGAAGTCAGGCTCTTAAAGAGATGGGAAGTGAATCAGTCATGGCCTGGATGGTCAGgatgtgggggggtggggggtagagagagaaagagagagagagagatagaaagctTCATCAGATTACAAGAGCGAGAAAAGGATACACTTGTCGCTGGGGATTCCCAGAGCTCCTGCCACATCTTCTTCGTCCTCCCCTTCAGTGTCAACGTTAAGAGTCAAAATGCAAGAGACACGAGTTCAAACTACACACGTTCTGACTGTAACGACATCAATCCGATTTTCTCTTTCCACCGAGCACAAGTTAAAGGATATTCTTCGTCGTCCGTGACGTTCGCGTACTGCGCGAGCAGCGCCTCTTTCCTCTGCTTGGCCTCCTCGGACACTGCCTTCTGCCTGACCACGATCTGAGCCTGCTTCTCAATCAGACTGGCGATGGCCTGAACCTCATCTAGGACAAAGAATTAGGACCAAAGAATCAGGTCACGAGATCATTTTCCAGATCCAGATTCCTTTTTAACCAACGTGTcaagatttgtttttttctttgtggtgtgtgtgtgtaattcccATCTGTCCAAATAAGACTCCATCTGTACTCCTGTTCTATACACTCCCAGCTTGTGGGTGTGTTGATGAAgcgtaaatttaaaaaaaaaaaaaaacccaacacacactcactttgtACGTGCTCTAATCTAGAACACATCATAGAACGAGAATACAAACAAACACCGTCCCACCTGTTCATGCGACATTACTGGAAACGCGCAGTCATTACAATTGATCTATTCCTGCCAAAGACGCTTGTGAAACGAGTCTGAAGAAGTTTTCATTGAACGGACGGATGCTTAAACCGTGCAGATGTGTTGCATCTGTTTGAATTCTGGGTAACACTTGACTGGAGTTCAATTCCTTCGTCGGATATGTACGTTTACACATTGTGATATTtcaggaataacacactccagactgtgctgttatatggaAATCATGCACGCTGGGGTGATGTGACGCAACACAACGTGCACACGGAGCGCCGCTACGACCCCGAAGCGTATCGTTTTCTTACAACAGCACGGTCTGGAGGGTGTTATTCCGCAGCGATTTGCCAAcattgtaaatggtctgcacttctATAGCGGTTCTTATTCttcttagtggttctacaaagcgctttacactggttctcattcaccaacacaccaatggtagcagagctgccttGCAAGGCGCTAATttggggttcaatgtcttgcctATGTGGAGtaacgtgggccgggaatcgaaccgccaaccctacgattactggacaacccgctctatcGTACCACGTAACTGCCACGTATTGTAGgggtttatagttagatttaatgatATGGAATGTTCCAAGAtgcaagttagttcctgctcTCGGTTACGTTATATCCGCGATAAACTGTCACCCCCTCACCAACCTCACTCTTCTCTCTCCACCCCAGCAGTTTGGTGAAGGCCCACATACGGGCGGTGATGTCAGGAATCCACAAAATGTCGGCCATATAGTTAGTGTACGTTATAAAGAACAGTTGGTAAAAGTCTCAGATGACCTCACGTGTGGTCATGATTCCCAATTTAAGAACCAGTACCTATGGGAAAGCCGCTTGACAGTGCGCCCAGGCTGTTATTTTTAGTCTTACAAGACCGGGCGCTTATCTACTTCAATGGATACTAGAAACGGATCAACAAGATGGAGTTCCAAACACGGATTTGAAAAGGCTGGAAAAAATCCGACGCCTGCCGTGCGTCCAAAGTCGCGTACCGTATTCGATACCGTACTGATCAGTATGAATACAGTCTGGACATTGgtattgtcatgtgacctgcgACATCCTCATAACTGCAAAGGACTTGggtgttttttcttgtttaaaccttccaACTATTTAACAGTTTACTCAGGTGTTTATGATGTAACCACAAGGAACAACATAATGGTcaactaatcgtagggttggcggttcgattccagGCCCACATGCTTCCACATGCCGtccaagacactgaaccccaagttgctcccgatggcaagctagcgccttgcatggtgtgtgggggtgtgtgtgtgtgtaacagtgctttgtagaaccgctaaggttaaaaagcgctatataagtgcagaccatttacactttaaaatattttttaaataacgcaGACGCACTGTCTTCCGCCATTTTGATTCTGACGGCTCTTCCACGCCAGTCCCACTGCCTTATGGGATCGCGCAGCGTCCACTGGTTCCATACTGCGGAATCTCAGCAGGTCATCCGGGTATATCTCACCTACTGATTTATGTTGTAGGGTAGTATAGGGATATTCTGATGCAGCTCTGGTCTTCGGCTCAAACAGCACACGTACAAATAAACCCTTTCTCAGGTTCAGCGCAAGAACCCGACGGGCCAGGCGTTTTCTCTTAACATCTAAACCAACAAACCGATTTTTACTGGAAAAAACCATCTCCGGATCTCTCACATCAGTTAAAGCTTGAAACGTTTCAGCTTACCCTCCGGCTGATTGCTGGCGGCTGCGGTTCGAGAGCAGCAGTCGGTCCACTGTTTCAGGATCTGTTGACAAACCTCCTCAAGCGTGTCTTCGTCCTAGAAGGAGAACAGAATCGGATGCTTTTCCGTCACGATCGCTTATAACTGCTTTGACACTTTTGTAAATAGTTAAGTCTGTAATGCCAGGACCAAAAACAGtcttattataccacagtgctgctgaattctcaaatccgattggtcagataacagcagctctgtcacgtttatattaacatgcttgatctaatacattattgtttctatagcaacaacttgCACAGGGACACGGAATTATACGGAGAGAAACGCTCCGTAAAGGGGATGTCCATTCAGCAtttttacggaaggagtctccagtgttgtTACACTTCCCAGTTTCTCACAAGCTGCACTTGAACTCGAACTGCAACATCGAATGCAACTAtaactggattaaaaaaaaaaacaaaaaaaaacccacagtgcGTCTTTCATCGATTAAAAAGTGTCCctattggcaaattgctgccATACAAAACGTGCTGTTACAAGAAAATAATCATCCTGCGTCACCGGgcctcatcacaccaccccgttgattattttacaataacgGCACGCCCCTCGAacgtttttattccttactgacTCGGTGAAATGGGTTATGACGTCACCCGGCGACTTCTAGCGACCTAAGCATACAGTGGGTAGGCTAGTTTCTCCTGAAAACAGCTGCCAACACTGTTGCTGAGGTCGCCATGATAAATATAACTTCTCAGCTGTTACTCGACTAGGCGCAGAACTTCCAAGTGTTTCCTAAACCATGCTGTGTTCACTATGTAGGGCACTAGTTTTAAACCCTAGTCTTGCCCACAGTCAAGGTAAATCTATATATCCATGCACtcaggaaaacaacagcactAGGTTGGTGTCCAAATGGTCCCTTAGgtagcagacagacagatagagaataCCCAGAATCCACTCGTGTTTTTAAGGGATCAGGGAGGAGGGCATTATTTCGGACAACTCCTTCACTACGTCCTAAATATATCACATCCCCTTGACCATTTCTGACTTTTATAGAAACTTGACAGGAGTTAAACAGACG
This genomic window contains:
- the ccdc43 gene encoding coiled-coil domain-containing protein 43 encodes the protein MAAPDFSAGEFEKWLNELLDGFGADREVYGVYILGVLQEEETDEEKSDALNGILSAFVDEDTLEEVCQQILKQWTDCCSRTAAASNQPEDEVQAIASLIEKQAQIVVRQKAVSEEAKQRKEALLAQYANVTDDEDEGEDEEDVAGALGIPSDKSLFKNTNVEEVMSRRRQQREQAKEDAQKKKEQDKMQREKDKLTKQERKDREKKRTQKGERKR